The sequence CCTGAACAGCCAATTGCACCCAAACCTTTTCTGATTGTCCTATCTGTTTTGCGATTCTGGCGGCCCGTCGAACGGTGGGAATGGTTCGCCCTTTTTCCAAATCACAAAGGCTTGATGAGGATATGCCCAAAACCTGTGATAGTTCTGTTTGGGTCATTTCTTCGCCTTTCCGGTATGCCCAGAGAGCACGGCCAAAAGTGAGCTGCCCATATTCTTTTTCCAATTTTGCGGTAAGCGTTTCTTTAATATTCATGCTTGTTAACCTCTATTACTTCAATGATAATATCATCATTATGTTCAATGTATATGGCTCTGTACGACTTTGACAATCTTATGGACCTTTGCCCGATTCTTTGCCCTTTCAAAGGTTCGTCATGATACCCAGGAACCGTCCGTGCGCTTGTAATCCCGTTTGACTCCACGTCCCGGACCCATATTTGAAAATTGATTCTGATATAGGAAGGGATCTTCTTTAACTGTTTTTCCGCTTTTCTGTGCAAAATCACTTGATTCATAATAACTATTTTACGTTAAAATAACGTAAAAATCAAATTTTTTGATACGATTGGTCCTTCAAGGCATGTTGAGAGAGGTAGATTTAAAATATGAAATTTCAGCTGCATAAATAGGGCCTGCGACAAAAATTTTGTTAATGAGAACAATTCCTGTGAAGGATCTCCACAATGGGCAGGTACCATTGTTCAATGTCTGTTTGGGTTTTCTGCGGTAATTCATTTTCATCGGCATGGCGGATGACCACCCCTAACACCCGGGCATTGATGATGCCGGGCAGGCGGTGTTTCCATTTTTCAATGCCTTTCCGGGAGAGGCTGCCCACACATTCGCGGTTCGGGTTGAGGATGCGGATGTAGGCACCGTCTCTTTCCAGAAATATACGGTCTCCTGCTTTAAGGGCGGTTAGGTGTTCATGGATGGGGTGATCCCGGGAAAACCGTTGGGGGAAAGAGATATATAGATCCTCCATGCCAAGGATTGAGATGGTTACATCTTTTGAAAAGCCTGTTATTTCAGCTTTTGGTGCTTGCTTGCAGCAGACAAAGGGGTGGGGGGCAAGAA comes from uncultured Desulfobacter sp. and encodes:
- a CDS encoding helix-turn-helix transcriptional regulator, which codes for MNIKETLTAKLEKEYGQLTFGRALWAYRKGEEMTQTELSQVLGISSSSLCDLEKGRTIPTVRRAARIAKQIGQSEKVWVQLAVQDSFVDAGLNYKISVA
- a CDS encoding type II toxin-antitoxin system mRNA interferase toxin, RelE/StbE family, with the protein product MNQVILHRKAEKQLKKIPSYIRINFQIWVRDVESNGITSARTVPGYHDEPLKGQRIGQRSIRLSKSYRAIYIEHNDDIIIEVIEVNKHEY